One Thermococcus eurythermalis DNA segment encodes these proteins:
- a CDS encoding metal-dependent hydrolase: protein MRGFTHYISGLAAATFFAALVGDLRLGILIPVIAAAAAYFPDFVDFKFGKFFARRDYEIDPAPWDEKKHYAPKLVKISELSEKNRYQFFAVEGKVEEILVRGSGKLTYKVLREDGTEETVTDSYNSIVFTLNDGTGKITVEAFGDDYEFFEEEFGKIEEGREMLVFGYVDVDEDGSLKLVVSDAPHPQGIAETIARAIEEAYHEGERIVKIHNIRLPGDVYRQFFVHLDPPKREVRVEMGPIVTPGGVAITDKPPEYRRYGIAKVSVPFIKTYPKPTRIDSFSGPEIAFRRATFKGKTVVKDRFLPWHHGFSHSLTMGIIIGLVVFAFFKLIGYSHATELAIASMIGQWLHVFEDQLGFMGSNLLPPITKDVIPGFKLGESGSGLTNFSTAWLMIAFMIWNFNRFTDPRPIPMSDAKLLLLLAWPSIIGFGIAILRSFKLRREIAELMDYYTNLEAFEELEEVGGI, encoded by the coding sequence ATGAGAGGATTCACGCACTACATATCGGGTCTCGCGGCGGCGACCTTCTTCGCCGCCCTCGTCGGCGACCTGCGCCTCGGCATACTCATCCCCGTCATAGCTGCAGCCGCTGCCTACTTCCCTGACTTCGTGGACTTCAAGTTCGGGAAGTTCTTCGCCAGAAGGGACTACGAGATAGACCCGGCCCCGTGGGACGAGAAGAAGCACTACGCTCCGAAGCTCGTTAAAATCAGCGAGCTTAGCGAGAAGAACCGCTACCAGTTCTTTGCCGTCGAGGGAAAGGTCGAGGAAATCCTCGTCCGGGGTTCAGGAAAGCTCACTTACAAGGTGCTCCGCGAGGACGGAACGGAAGAGACCGTGACGGATAGCTACAACAGCATAGTCTTCACCCTCAACGACGGAACAGGGAAGATTACCGTTGAGGCCTTCGGAGATGACTACGAGTTCTTCGAGGAGGAGTTCGGAAAGATAGAGGAAGGCAGGGAGATGCTCGTCTTTGGCTACGTCGATGTTGATGAGGACGGCTCCCTCAAGCTCGTCGTCAGCGACGCACCGCACCCGCAGGGCATAGCGGAGACGATAGCAAGGGCCATCGAGGAGGCCTACCACGAGGGCGAGAGGATAGTCAAGATACACAACATCCGCCTGCCAGGAGACGTTTACAGGCAGTTCTTCGTCCACCTCGACCCGCCGAAGAGGGAAGTCCGCGTCGAGATGGGGCCGATAGTGACCCCTGGAGGAGTGGCCATAACGGACAAGCCGCCCGAGTACAGGCGCTATGGAATAGCGAAGGTCAGCGTTCCCTTCATCAAGACCTACCCCAAGCCCACGAGGATAGACTCCTTCTCCGGCCCGGAGATAGCGTTCAGGAGAGCCACGTTCAAGGGCAAGACCGTCGTCAAGGACAGGTTTTTGCCATGGCACCACGGCTTCAGCCACTCCCTCACGATGGGCATCATAATAGGCCTCGTCGTCTTCGCCTTCTTCAAGCTGATAGGCTATTCGCACGCCACGGAGCTTGCCATCGCTTCAATGATTGGCCAGTGGCTCCACGTCTTCGAAGACCAGCTCGGATTCATGGGAAGCAACCTCCTGCCACCCATCACCAAGGACGTTATCCCCGGTTTCAAGCTCGGCGAGAGCGGCAGCGGGCTCACCAACTTCTCCACCGCCTGGCTGATGATAGCCTTTATGATATGGAACTTCAACCGCTTCACCGACCCGAGACCCATACCGATGAGCGACGCAAAGCTGCTCCTCCTGCTGGCGTGGCCGTCAATAATAGGCTTTGGAATTGCAATACTCAGGAGCTTCAAGCTCAGAAGGGAGATAGCCGAGCTGATGGACTACTACACGAACCTTGAGGCCTTCGAAGAGCTTGAAGAGGTCGGAGGGATTTAA
- a CDS encoding tripartite tricarboxylate transporter permease, with protein sequence MIPLSDLLLWSFAGVLFGSLISWIPGFHIFNIMALLVAVFGVGELMPVQAFPFFAIGAIVAYAFVSAISSVYFSVADESAVFLLFPTQRYLLLGRGHEAVLLYLIGAVAGTLVLVLGALFIFPKVLPPIYQATSPYITYFLVAIVVFMFMSEWPKEGDRGKTPLQRLWLAWRQILGGILVFFISGILGFIVMNTNLLPTTSAYTRLTPMFIGFFGMSWVLLNILSNPPMLEQVPEDKVESSIYNALKATFGGALGGTIAAVYPIITGGMGALVAGHMTSQRGDDAFIISQGVNRVIYYVGAFTLLFLPNLRLTRGAAAWLVSSVYTPKSYSEYLAAMGVILLSAGISFLFTYYLSKFIARSFNVLHIKKLSYIVAVVLVVISYLLTGPMGVVVLFVSTAIGMMAAAFNTRRSYCLGGLVLPVLISMTGHTGYFMHLLGLG encoded by the coding sequence ATGATTCCCCTCTCCGACCTTTTACTTTGGTCGTTCGCTGGAGTGCTGTTCGGCTCACTAATCTCGTGGATTCCGGGGTTCCACATATTCAACATAATGGCCCTCCTCGTGGCGGTCTTTGGCGTCGGCGAGCTCATGCCCGTGCAGGCCTTCCCGTTCTTCGCCATAGGGGCCATAGTGGCCTATGCCTTCGTAAGCGCGATATCGAGCGTCTACTTCAGCGTCGCCGACGAGAGCGCGGTGTTCCTCCTCTTCCCGACCCAGCGCTACCTGCTCCTAGGCAGGGGACATGAGGCGGTTCTCCTTTACCTCATCGGTGCAGTTGCAGGAACCCTCGTCCTCGTGCTGGGGGCGCTCTTCATATTCCCGAAGGTTCTACCTCCAATCTACCAGGCCACCAGCCCCTACATAACCTACTTCCTCGTCGCCATAGTGGTCTTCATGTTCATGAGTGAGTGGCCCAAGGAAGGCGACCGCGGAAAGACGCCCCTCCAGAGGCTCTGGCTGGCCTGGAGGCAGATACTCGGCGGAATCCTAGTGTTCTTCATCTCAGGAATACTGGGCTTCATCGTTATGAACACCAACCTCCTTCCGACTACGAGCGCCTACACCAGGCTGACCCCGATGTTCATAGGCTTCTTTGGAATGTCGTGGGTTCTCCTCAACATACTCTCCAACCCGCCGATGCTTGAGCAGGTCCCAGAGGACAAGGTCGAGAGTAGCATATACAACGCCCTCAAGGCCACCTTCGGTGGAGCGCTCGGTGGAACCATAGCGGCAGTCTACCCAATAATCACCGGAGGTATGGGTGCGCTCGTAGCCGGCCACATGACGAGCCAGCGTGGAGACGATGCCTTCATCATAAGCCAGGGCGTGAACAGGGTCATCTACTACGTTGGAGCCTTCACGCTCCTCTTCCTGCCGAACCTCAGGCTCACGAGGGGAGCGGCGGCATGGCTCGTGAGCTCAGTTTACACGCCAAAGAGCTACTCGGAGTACCTTGCCGCCATGGGCGTCATACTGCTCAGCGCGGGAATAAGCTTCCTGTTCACCTACTACCTCTCCAAGTTCATAGCCAGGAGCTTCAACGTCCTCCACATCAAGAAGCTCTCGTACATCGTGGCAGTAGTCCTAGTAGTTATCTCCTACCTCCTCACGGGCCCGATGGGAGTTGTCGTGCTCTTCGTCTCAACGGCCATTGGAATGATGGCGGCGGCCTTCAACACCAGGAGGAGCTACTGCCTTGGAGGGCTCGTACTGCCCGTGCTCATCAGCATGACTGGACACACCGGGTACTTCATGCACCTGCTCGGGCTGGGGTGA
- a CDS encoding OB-fold nucleic acid binding domain-containing protein gives MTEKKREKKLYYHGLKEQKKLDVSRLKYISILLSVIGVAILLVAAQSAQAPLVKVSDVYGNYMMNYAVVRVSGTVASVPYVSQSGGKLSLTFTVDDGTGQIDVRVYSPLADEMLKKGVIPFPGDNVTAEVQLRVRETYTYSMLQYLDGLKFDSKLYSENPQVVTSLTPDMANTYVAVEGIVTEFLNVSSGYLLTVDTGDSEVAVLIPRVLLVFNDFNVKVGDTVYAPGIVYLYKGSSPEIVVRDLSQVSVKSIENAPVVQIGEAHGYPGMAMSVEGSLAGVTYESGRYVITLTDGQNYLEVIAPREVLANLDPFRVSSESVIKVAGKMGDDGRLVAAYLSIVKPGKAEFRPIGTLTSDMIGSIVAVKGNIEEVVRVGSNLKLVVDDGTGKIDVFIPSATLAEISNETIDKLKDGLGVEVGGYLEEYRGALEIVVYTGAGIRALGEPVRPQTVELPRVSASQLADYKGQPVEFAGSLEGVTYSDGTYYITVDGVKVSLQRDALLNLNPLEAGTGSQVVVRGTVVDESLVKGENITVEVPVAPVPLKPDEVTTEMEGQLVAVVGKVTDVANLSGNLKITIGNLPVFVPRAAANELTYVPSAGDIVQVGGYVEIYRGEPEVVVFNPLAIEKLQQGGSVEGTVSDLKTASEPLLLAVNWDSIAYQKPDYALTVSDSTGSATLLAERSLLPNPLEAGTGSTLKVVADPLSGRITQLEVIKAKPSPLLGTGAVDLSMKGKTVAVKGTVSEVATVGSNLKLKVDDGSGEVTVFIPGGADLSVKEEQIVSAAGYVDEYNGEAEIVVYDLNAVIVEEAPSEGPSEETSATEEVKVAELSSATGVVNLTVVWDELGYDNGYFMKVHDDSGSAELPVQRELLPDPREAGTGSTLRITYDADAKKVVSITVVEAVPAEELKTGKVTLDLLGKTVVVEGTVKDVYVGSSFIKLTVDDGSGELVVFIPKSVAGDMSFEKGQTVRVAGYVSEYKGTVEVIPYRTDCIEVR, from the coding sequence ATGACGGAAAAGAAACGTGAGAAAAAGCTCTACTACCACGGGCTGAAAGAACAGAAGAAGCTCGACGTGTCGAGGCTCAAATATATCTCCATTCTCCTGTCGGTAATCGGCGTCGCTATTCTTCTCGTCGCCGCTCAGAGTGCTCAGGCTCCTCTTGTGAAAGTAAGCGACGTCTACGGCAACTACATGATGAACTACGCGGTGGTGAGGGTTAGCGGCACAGTGGCCAGTGTTCCCTACGTGTCGCAGTCGGGCGGAAAGCTTTCCTTAACTTTCACGGTTGACGATGGGACGGGTCAAATTGACGTCAGGGTATACTCGCCACTCGCCGATGAGATGCTGAAAAAGGGCGTTATCCCTTTCCCAGGGGACAACGTGACTGCAGAAGTCCAGCTCCGCGTGAGGGAGACGTACACCTACTCGATGCTCCAGTACCTCGACGGCCTGAAGTTCGACTCGAAGCTCTACTCCGAGAACCCTCAGGTCGTCACTTCCCTGACCCCCGATATGGCCAACACCTACGTGGCTGTTGAGGGCATCGTCACCGAGTTCTTAAACGTCAGCTCTGGATACCTGCTTACTGTGGACACGGGCGACTCTGAGGTTGCAGTCCTTATCCCAAGGGTTCTGCTGGTCTTCAATGACTTCAATGTGAAAGTTGGCGACACTGTGTACGCCCCGGGAATAGTTTATCTCTACAAGGGTTCATCTCCTGAGATAGTCGTTAGGGACCTCTCCCAGGTCTCGGTAAAGTCTATTGAAAACGCCCCAGTCGTTCAGATAGGAGAAGCCCACGGCTATCCAGGAATGGCAATGTCCGTTGAGGGTTCCCTTGCGGGCGTAACCTACGAGAGCGGCCGCTACGTGATTACCCTTACCGACGGTCAGAACTACCTTGAGGTCATTGCCCCGCGCGAGGTTCTCGCAAACCTCGACCCGTTCAGAGTATCGAGCGAGAGCGTCATTAAGGTTGCCGGAAAGATGGGAGACGACGGCAGGCTCGTTGCGGCTTACCTGAGCATCGTCAAGCCCGGTAAGGCCGAGTTCAGGCCCATCGGAACCCTAACCTCTGACATGATTGGCTCGATAGTTGCGGTGAAGGGCAACATCGAGGAAGTCGTCAGGGTGGGCTCCAACCTCAAGCTCGTTGTTGACGACGGAACTGGAAAGATTGACGTCTTCATTCCGTCGGCAACCCTCGCCGAGATTTCCAACGAGACTATTGACAAGCTCAAGGACGGTCTCGGTGTTGAGGTTGGCGGATACCTCGAGGAGTACCGCGGTGCGCTTGAAATAGTTGTTTACACTGGAGCCGGCATAAGGGCCCTTGGAGAACCCGTCCGGCCCCAGACCGTTGAGCTCCCGAGGGTCAGCGCCTCTCAGCTCGCTGACTACAAGGGTCAGCCCGTTGAGTTCGCTGGCTCTCTGGAGGGAGTAACGTACTCCGACGGCACATACTACATCACCGTCGACGGTGTTAAAGTCTCCCTCCAGAGGGATGCACTCCTCAACCTCAACCCGCTCGAAGCGGGTACCGGTAGCCAGGTCGTTGTCAGGGGCACGGTCGTTGATGAGAGCCTTGTGAAGGGCGAGAACATCACGGTTGAAGTGCCCGTGGCCCCGGTTCCGCTCAAGCCCGACGAGGTCACAACGGAGATGGAGGGTCAGCTCGTCGCGGTCGTCGGCAAGGTCACTGACGTGGCAAACCTCAGCGGCAACCTCAAGATAACCATCGGTAACCTGCCGGTCTTCGTTCCGAGGGCGGCTGCCAATGAGCTGACCTATGTTCCGTCTGCTGGCGATATCGTGCAGGTCGGTGGATACGTTGAAATCTACCGCGGCGAGCCAGAGGTTGTCGTCTTCAACCCTCTCGCCATTGAAAAGCTCCAGCAGGGCGGATCAGTCGAAGGAACGGTCTCCGACCTGAAGACCGCCTCTGAACCGCTCCTCCTGGCTGTAAATTGGGACTCAATTGCCTACCAGAAGCCGGACTACGCCCTGACAGTCAGCGATTCCACCGGAAGCGCGACGCTCCTCGCCGAGCGCTCGCTCCTGCCGAACCCGCTTGAAGCCGGTACCGGAAGCACCCTTAAGGTAGTTGCTGACCCGCTCTCCGGCAGAATAACCCAGCTTGAGGTCATCAAGGCCAAACCATCGCCACTGCTCGGCACGGGTGCCGTCGACCTCTCCATGAAGGGCAAGACCGTTGCCGTAAAGGGAACCGTTTCCGAGGTTGCCACCGTTGGAAGCAACCTCAAGCTGAAGGTGGACGATGGAAGCGGTGAGGTAACGGTCTTCATACCGGGTGGAGCCGACCTCAGCGTCAAGGAGGAGCAGATTGTCAGTGCAGCTGGATACGTTGATGAGTACAACGGTGAGGCGGAGATAGTCGTCTACGACCTCAACGCGGTCATCGTGGAAGAGGCACCTTCCGAGGGCCCCTCTGAGGAGACCTCCGCAACGGAAGAAGTGAAAGTCGCCGAGCTTTCAAGTGCCACCGGAGTCGTTAACCTCACGGTGGTATGGGACGAGCTTGGCTACGACAACGGCTACTTCATGAAAGTCCACGACGACAGCGGAAGTGCAGAGCTCCCGGTCCAGAGAGAGCTCCTCCCAGACCCGAGGGAAGCTGGAACCGGAAGCACCCTCAGGATAACCTACGACGCTGACGCCAAGAAGGTCGTCTCCATAACCGTTGTTGAGGCAGTCCCGGCGGAGGAGCTCAAGACCGGCAAGGTCACCCTTGACCTGCTCGGAAAGACCGTCGTTGTCGAGGGCACCGTTAAGGACGTCTATGTGGGCAGTTCCTTCATCAAGCTTACCGTAGACGACGGAAGCGGCGAGCTGGTGGTATTCATTCCGAAGAGCGTTGCTGGAGACATGAGCTTCGAGAAGGGCCAGACGGTCAGAGTAGCGGGCTACGTCTCGGAGTACAAGGGAACCGTTGAGGTCATTCCCTACAGAACTGACTGTATCGAGGTGAGGTGA
- a CDS encoding alpha/beta hydrolase family protein: MTGIEWNHETFSKFAYLGDPRIRGNLIAYTLTKANMKDNKYESTVVVEDLETGSRRFIENASIPRISPDGRKLAFTRFNEEKKETEIWVADIQTLSAKKVLSTKNVRSMQWNDDSRRLLVVGFKRRDDEDFVFDDDVPVWFDNMGFFDGEKTTFWVLDTESEEILEQFEKLRFSSGLWHGDAIVVNVPHREGSKPALFKFYDIVLWKDGEEEKLFERVSFEAVDSDGKRILLRGKKEKRFISEHDWLYLWDGELKPIYEGPLDVWEAKLTEGKVYFLTPDAGRVNLWLWDGKAERVVTGDHWIYGLDVSDGKALLLIMTATRIGELYLYDGELKQVTEYNGPIFRKLKTFEPRHFRFKSKDLEIDGWYLRPEVKEEKAPVIVFVHGGPKGMYGHRFVYEMQLMASKGYYVVFVNPRGSDGYSEDFALRVLERTGLEDFEDIMNGIEEFFKLEPQADRERVGITGISYGGFMTNWALTQSDLFKAGISENGISYWLTSYAFSDIGLWYDVEVIGPNPLENENFRKLSPLFYAQNVKAPILLIHSLEDYRCPLDQSLMFYNVLKDMGKEAYIAIFKRGAHGHSVRGSPRHRAKRYRLFIEFFERKLKKYEEGFEVEKILKGNGN; this comes from the coding sequence ATGACCGGCATCGAATGGAACCACGAGACCTTTTCTAAGTTCGCCTACCTGGGCGACCCGAGGATACGGGGAAACTTAATCGCGTACACCCTGACGAAGGCCAACATGAAGGACAACAAGTACGAGAGCACGGTTGTTGTTGAAGACCTTGAAACGGGCTCAAGGCGCTTCATCGAGAACGCCTCAATACCGAGGATTTCGCCAGACGGCAGAAAGCTCGCCTTCACCCGCTTTAACGAGGAGAAGAAGGAGACCGAGATATGGGTGGCCGATATCCAGACCCTGAGCGCCAAGAAAGTCCTCTCAACTAAAAACGTCCGCTCGATGCAGTGGAACGACGATTCGAGGAGACTCTTAGTTGTCGGCTTCAAGAGGAGGGACGATGAGGACTTCGTCTTTGACGACGACGTCCCGGTCTGGTTCGACAATATGGGATTCTTCGACGGGGAGAAGACCACATTCTGGGTTCTCGACACTGAAAGCGAGGAGATACTCGAACAGTTTGAGAAGCTGAGGTTTTCGAGTGGCCTCTGGCACGGCGATGCGATAGTTGTGAACGTCCCGCACCGCGAGGGGAGCAAGCCTGCCCTGTTCAAGTTCTACGACATAGTCCTATGGAAGGACGGGGAGGAAGAGAAGCTCTTCGAGAGGGTCTCCTTCGAGGCGGTTGACTCCGACGGAAAGAGAATACTCCTGAGGGGCAAGAAAGAAAAGCGGTTCATCAGCGAGCACGACTGGCTGTACCTCTGGGACGGCGAGCTTAAACCGATCTACGAGGGCCCGCTCGACGTCTGGGAAGCCAAGCTCACGGAAGGAAAGGTCTACTTCCTCACTCCAGATGCGGGCAGGGTAAACCTCTGGCTCTGGGACGGGAAGGCCGAGCGTGTTGTTACCGGCGACCACTGGATTTACGGGCTTGACGTCAGCGATGGCAAAGCATTGCTCCTCATCATGACCGCCACGAGGATAGGCGAGCTCTACCTCTACGACGGCGAGCTGAAACAGGTCACCGAATACAACGGGCCGATATTCAGGAAGCTCAAGACCTTCGAGCCGAGGCACTTCCGCTTCAAGAGCAAAGACCTCGAGATAGACGGCTGGTACCTCAGGCCGGAGGTTAAAGAGGAGAAGGCCCCGGTGATAGTCTTCGTCCACGGCGGGCCGAAGGGGATGTACGGCCACCGCTTCGTCTACGAGATGCAGCTGATGGCGAGCAAGGGCTACTACGTCGTCTTCGTGAACCCGCGCGGCAGCGACGGCTATAGCGAAGACTTCGCGCTCCGCGTCCTGGAGAGGACTGGCTTGGAGGACTTTGAGGACATAATGAACGGCATCGAGGAGTTCTTCAAGCTCGAACCGCAGGCCGACAGGGAGCGCGTTGGAATAACGGGCATAAGCTACGGCGGCTTCATGACCAACTGGGCCTTGACTCAGAGCGACCTCTTCAAGGCAGGAATAAGCGAGAACGGCATAAGCTACTGGCTCACCAGCTACGCCTTCTCGGACATAGGGCTCTGGTACGACGTCGAGGTCATCGGGCCAAATCCGTTAGAGAACGAGAACTTCAGGAAGCTCAGCCCGCTGTTCTACGCTCAGAACGTGAAGGCGCCGATACTCCTAATCCACTCGCTTGAGGACTACCGCTGTCCGCTAGACCAGAGCCTTATGTTCTACAACGTGCTCAAGGACATGGGCAAGGAAGCCTACATAGCGATATTCAAGCGCGGCGCCCACGGCCACAGCGTCCGCGGAAGCCCGAGGCACAGGGCGAAGCGCTACAGGCTCTTCATAGAGTTCTTCGAGCGCAAGCTCAAGAAGTACGAGGAGGGCTTTGAGGTAGAGAAGATACTCAAGGGGAATGGGAACTGA
- a CDS encoding serine/threonine protein kinase, with protein MTFENIIGRKRLERFLTRLGELGFDGVRPLSKGTTSLVFVGEFKGKKAIVKLQRPDSPRSNFDREADILKAIRPFGITPPLLFTGTFEGLPYIVREFAEGEPILYADIEKRHLFQIAEKTALLDRLGLDHGQMQGGKHIIVGARVWIIDFEKAGWRKPNNLTSTFSMLFVGKNAISERLYSKFDLDEGFRENVKEALREYKRTGRLSRLLELLSGL; from the coding sequence ATGACGTTCGAGAACATCATTGGTCGTAAAAGGCTTGAGCGGTTTTTGACCCGCCTCGGTGAACTTGGGTTTGATGGGGTTAGGCCGCTCTCCAAGGGGACGACGAGCCTCGTGTTCGTGGGAGAGTTTAAGGGAAAAAAGGCCATCGTAAAGCTCCAGAGACCAGACTCCCCGAGGAGCAACTTCGACAGGGAGGCCGATATACTTAAGGCCATACGGCCTTTTGGAATAACCCCGCCGTTGCTCTTCACCGGGACGTTTGAGGGACTCCCCTACATCGTCAGGGAGTTCGCCGAGGGCGAGCCTATACTCTACGCCGACATCGAAAAGCGCCACCTCTTTCAGATAGCCGAAAAGACTGCCCTCCTCGACAGGCTCGGCCTCGACCACGGCCAGATGCAGGGGGGCAAGCACATCATAGTTGGCGCCCGTGTGTGGATTATAGACTTCGAGAAGGCAGGCTGGAGGAAGCCCAACAACCTCACGTCAACTTTTTCAATGCTGTTCGTGGGTAAAAACGCGATTTCCGAGAGGCTCTACTCAAAGTTCGACCTCGACGAGGGCTTTCGAGAGAATGTTAAAGAAGCGCTGAGGGAATACAAGAGGACTGGCCGGCTCTCACGCCTTCTGGAGCTCCTTTCCGGTCTTTAG
- a CDS encoding Lrp/AsnC family transcriptional regulator — MVTAFILMVTAAGKEREVMEKLLAMPEVKEAYVVYGEYDLVVKVETDTLKDLDQFITEKIRRMPEIQMTSTMIAI, encoded by the coding sequence ATGGTGACGGCTTTTATTTTGATGGTTACGGCCGCTGGAAAAGAAAGGGAAGTTATGGAGAAGCTTCTTGCCATGCCCGAGGTTAAGGAGGCCTACGTCGTCTACGGCGAGTACGACCTCGTCGTTAAGGTTGAGACCGACACGCTAAAGGACCTCGACCAGTTCATAACGGAAAAGATAAGGCGCATGCCGGAGATCCAGATGACCTCGACGATGATAGCCATCTGA
- a CDS encoding ABC transporter ATP-binding protein, whose protein sequence is MLRVENLVKVYKDVRALDGLNLEVKPGQVYGFLGPNGAGKSTTILSTLGLIFPQEGRIELFGEEVFRDGRFDEGRLVKAKARVGYMPEHATLWDFLTPEQTLDVIADAFGIPRAEKEKRIGELLDLVGLKEVRNRKVGKFSKGMRQRLLLAQALINDPELLILDEPMTGLDPKGIAEFKEIIREQRKAGKTVFFSSHILAHVEEVCDTVGVIVKGKLRLKDSIENIKREFLRKAGYTIIIETNKPVDWGSVEWSVAPLGENKYRVVASRDVREEIHDFVAGQGAKILTMQVKEPSLEEIFLKMVQ, encoded by the coding sequence ATGTTGAGGGTTGAGAACCTTGTCAAGGTCTATAAGGACGTTAGGGCTTTGGACGGTCTTAACCTTGAGGTTAAGCCAGGTCAAGTTTACGGCTTCCTTGGACCCAACGGTGCCGGGAAGAGCACGACGATTCTCAGCACCCTCGGCCTCATCTTCCCTCAGGAGGGGAGGATTGAATTGTTTGGCGAGGAAGTCTTCAGGGACGGCAGGTTTGATGAGGGCAGGCTCGTCAAGGCTAAAGCGAGGGTCGGTTACATGCCGGAGCACGCCACGCTCTGGGATTTTCTAACTCCCGAGCAGACTCTTGACGTTATTGCCGACGCCTTCGGGATTCCCAGGGCCGAGAAGGAGAAGCGCATAGGTGAACTCCTCGACCTGGTTGGTTTGAAGGAGGTCAGGAACAGGAAGGTCGGTAAGTTCTCCAAGGGAATGCGTCAGAGGCTTCTCCTTGCCCAGGCGCTCATCAACGACCCGGAGCTTCTCATTCTTGACGAGCCGATGACCGGGCTGGATCCGAAAGGAATAGCCGAGTTCAAGGAGATTATCAGGGAGCAGAGGAAGGCTGGGAAGACGGTGTTCTTCTCCAGCCACATTCTCGCGCACGTGGAGGAGGTTTGCGACACGGTTGGGGTGATTGTCAAGGGTAAACTCCGCTTGAAGGATAGTATCGAGAACATCAAGCGCGAGTTCCTGAGGAAGGCAGGTTACACCATCATCATTGAGACGAACAAACCGGTGGACTGGGGTTCCGTGGAGTGGAGCGTTGCCCCGCTTGGGGAGAACAAGTACCGTGTCGTTGCGTCGAGGGACGTTAGGGAGGAGATTCACGACTTTGTTGCAGGTCAGGGGGCGAAGATACTCACCATGCAAGTCAAAGAACCAAGCTTAGAAGAAATCTTCCTAAAGATGGTTCAGTAG
- a CDS encoding ABC transporter permease subunit has translation MWGFELELKKSLRTKKFWLILVLILLIYAMAFREVRDNLEGATNPQEVLVTSVVGYIAVSAFLFIGLYALMAGATAVNSDLEDGTVRVSLSKPLGRVSYLLGKFLGQTVSIVVAMVFATLLSFAITKYYGLSLTASLVGDLILSNLLILLAMLQLLALGLLISTLIRSSNTALGLALVMFFVTGLVMPQVVDGFAEDKAKEEFGIEDWKDFDKLSQGEKMAYRERLDELYREYHLRYLFYAPQVLMLDVFTDIDRTTFNDDGTYTVEYIGVKRAIADNPAQTALMAGLVPVYLGLTLFRFRRMDLR, from the coding sequence ATGTGGGGGTTCGAGCTTGAGCTGAAGAAAAGTCTAAGGACGAAGAAGTTCTGGCTGATACTGGTTTTGATTCTGCTAATCTACGCCATGGCCTTCAGGGAAGTGCGGGACAACCTTGAAGGTGCCACGAACCCGCAGGAAGTGCTCGTCACGAGCGTCGTGGGTTACATAGCGGTCAGTGCGTTCCTCTTCATCGGCCTCTACGCCCTCATGGCGGGGGCAACTGCCGTGAACTCGGACCTTGAGGACGGAACGGTGAGGGTGTCACTCAGCAAGCCACTGGGGAGGGTTTCATACCTGCTCGGCAAGTTCCTCGGCCAGACGGTCAGCATAGTCGTGGCGATGGTCTTTGCTACTCTGCTCTCCTTCGCGATAACGAAGTACTACGGCCTCTCCCTCACGGCTTCCCTCGTGGGGGATTTAATCCTCTCGAACCTGCTAATCCTCCTTGCCATGCTCCAGCTGTTGGCTCTCGGCCTGCTGATTTCTACCCTTATCCGCTCCTCCAACACCGCCTTGGGGCTGGCCCTTGTTATGTTCTTCGTTACAGGGCTCGTCATGCCCCAGGTGGTGGACGGCTTCGCGGAGGATAAGGCGAAGGAGGAGTTCGGAATTGAGGACTGGAAGGACTTCGACAAGCTTTCGCAGGGGGAGAAAATGGCCTACCGCGAGCGCCTGGACGAGCTTTATCGGGAGTACCACCTGCGGTACCTCTTCTACGCCCCCCAGGTTCTCATGCTCGACGTGTTCACGGACATAGACAGGACCACCTTCAACGACGACGGCACGTATACGGTTGAGTATATCGGGGTCAAGAGAGCCATAGCTGACAATCCCGCTCAAACGGCCTTGATGGCTGGCCTTGTCCCGGTTTACCTGGGACTTACCCTCTTCAGGTTCAGAAGAATGGACTTGAGGTGA